The following coding sequences lie in one Silene latifolia isolate original U9 population chromosome 5, ASM4854445v1, whole genome shotgun sequence genomic window:
- the LOC141655275 gene encoding uncharacterized protein LOC141655275, translating into MTWASSCVLCNATSGCVETLDHLFRDCPLSSRIWAGSGLGITVGHLPNIDVRDWIVNWILYLFKLEDGLNLVIHFLVILVSLWTLRNDIRFRGNTFNTGVFYAKTRHLLNEVLQANDKAISEPLYPPGFETGDPVLSPDDDFDYQLLRAGRPFYCIGGPSSCDMVRIYVDAGWKTSCLAGFGWIALGTDGAICYEGFLRGRAESPLQAEALGLKEAISWARQAGNMHIEISSDCLSLLTQWMGKQTKHHHIRNILQEITLLSSDFHCFCFSYVRRDCNLRAHALAKRAMGLH; encoded by the coding sequence ATGACCTGGGCTTCCTCTTGTGTCCTGTGTAATGCTACAAGCGGCTGCGTGGAAACCCTTGATCATCTTTTTCGCGACTGCCCTCTTAGCTCACGAATCTGGGCCGGATCGGGGCTGGGTATTACTGTCGGTCATCTCCCTAATATTGATGTCCGCGACTGGATCGTTAATTGGATTCTCTACCTCTTCAAGCTTGAGGATGGGCTTAATCTTGTTATTCACTTTCTTGTGATCTTGGTTAGTCTCTGGACTTTACGAAATGATATCCGGTTTAGGGGCAACACCTTTAACACGGGTGTCTTTTACGCCAAGACTCGTCACCTTTTAAATGAAGTTCTTCAAGCCAACGATAAAGCTATTTCTGAGCCACTGTATCCACCTGGTTTCGAGACCGGCGACCCGGTTCTTTCCCCGGATGATGACTTTGACTATCAGCTGCTTCGAGCGGGGCGACCTTTCTATTGTATTGGAGGTCCTTCGTCTTGCGATATGGTACGTATCTACGTTGACGCAGGTTGGAAGACCTCGTGTCTTGCGGGTTTTGGATGGATTGCCCTTGGGACAGATGGTGCCATTTGTTATGAAGGATTCCTTCGAGGCAGGGCTGAATCTCCTCTTCAAGCCGAAGCGCTAGGGTTAAAGGAGGCCATTTCCTGGGCACGCCAGGCAGGAAATATGCACATTGAAATTTCCTCGGATTGCCTTTCGCTTTTGACGCAATGGATGGGGAAGCAGACCAAACATCACCATATCAGGAACATTTTGCAGGAGATTACTCTTCTTTCATCTGATTTTCATTGTTTCTGTTTTAGTTATGTTCGCAGGGATTGTAACTTAAGAGCTCATGCCTTGGCTAAACGGGCTATGGGCTTGCACTAG